The DNA segment TCTAGGAGTCAGTGGGATACTTAGTCATAAAGCTTTAGCTATAAACCTTTAGCTATGAATACAGAGTATCCCATATCCCAACTTTTCAATATATGTGAACACCTTATGAGATAACGTATTGGGTGCTATTTTGCCTCTATTGTTACGGTTAATATCTAGCCATATACGCTAAAGTTCCCAAGGATGTATGATGAACACCAATGAGAGTGTTAAAGATCTTTCTGTTGCTCACCTTCAGCTAATAGTCTGTCTTATTAAGCATGGAAACGCCTGCGTAGCATCAGATGAGCTCGGTATGAGTCAGTCGACAATCAGTTATCATCTACGTCGCGTGCGAAGTATTTTTTCTGATGAGATGTTTGTAAGAACCGGAAAAGGGCTTAAACCCACCGAGCGCTGTCTTCAAGTTGGTCATTTTGCCCAAGACTTGATTAACCGTGTTGAAGAGGAATTAATTCACGGTAATGACTTTGAGGCAACCCATATTGAGCGAGAGCTGAGTTTAATTGCTGATGATACTGCCTGTGGTTGGTTTGGGGAGTTATTTGTCGATCTGCACAAGGCACTGCCTAAGGTAAACCTGTGTGCCCGTCCCTGGTATCTAAATGCAATGAAAGACTTAGATAACGGCGCCGTTCACTTTGGATTGCATATTATGCAAAGCGGTATCAAGGGGATTTATGATCTAGAAGTGGCTCCCTGCTATCGTTTATGTGTGGTGCGAGATGGGCATCCTCTGGTGTCGCAAGGTGAGGTAACGCTGGAAGATC comes from the Shewanella halifaxensis HAW-EB4 genome and includes:
- a CDS encoding LysR family transcriptional regulator, which codes for MNTNESVKDLSVAHLQLIVCLIKHGNACVASDELGMSQSTISYHLRRVRSIFSDEMFVRTGKGLKPTERCLQVGHFAQDLINRVEEELIHGNDFEATHIERELSLIADDTACGWFGELFVDLHKALPKVNLCARPWYLNAMKDLDNGAVHFGLHIMQSGIKGIYDLEVAPCYRLCVVRDGHPLVSQGEVTLEDLAMYPVILNDLAGWNNNGHSVMETVLKNHGLKANLVGRLGYVNSIFSALQGCNAITYTSAVSLPKDLSGLSLLKAPAALDAVECNYRLYISKTRYGSQETNYLIEFLYNSFKRFATRQYERPEVAPIIRS